AAATTGCACTTAAGACTTAAAACAAAGGAAGTTGTCAAAGTTACAGCATAGCTTAGAGTTGCAGCTGATGACCTCAAACTGTTTCTGTTTTCAATCTTCtttgcaaatttaaaaattttgtgaGTTTTCTACACAAAATGTTAGTGTCTATTGACTGGATGTCAGCCGTGTAGTTCTCTGTTTGTTCACTTCTCGTATAAAGCGTGTACCAAGTTGTGACGTTCCAGGTTCAGTATTGCAGCACAATTCTGTAACAGTTCTCTTTGAGATCACATAAGGCAATGGCAACAAAGACAGCCTTCGTTCTCGGGGTATGTATCTGTCATACATCTCTGTCAGGTGCCTGAGTTTTTCTGATGTCAGTTGACGGTTGCAGATAGTCTCTGCAGGCAAACCTTGCACAGAGTCTTTCACCTGtcaaaaagtgaaaaacaaacttttgaaattactACTGTAAACATTTAGCAATCTTATTTGGGATAAAAGACAAACTGGAATGGGATAACAGGATGCAACCTCCACATATCAATGTTTATGGTTTTATATGTCCTAACATACCACTAGTTTAAGAACATCCATTGATTATGAGGCTTCAAAACATGTAGCTATGGGGGAGACAGGTTATAGATGTGCAATGTTTCTCTCATGTGAGTCATCCTTTGACAGTACATTTACTATTTACTACAGCTGATGGAACATACCAGTTCAGATCAGAGGATGCTACTGCTTTGTATTCTTCTGCAGATGAATTATTCAACTATTCCATTGACACAAAATGGAAACAAACAACATACACGATACACTGATGTGTTTCTGGTGTTCATGGTATATATGAATACTTACATTGAGTGTCACTTCCTTCCAGTCACCAGAATCCAAATTCTCTCTGACCAAAATAGCCACTGAGTTCTGTCTACGTTCAGCTCTAAAGTCATGATATTTGGTTATGCCATGCAAGACATATCTGCCATACTTGGATTCAAGGGACTTTCTCCAGTCCATGAAATCATTTTGTACTGTGACCTGAAGAACAGAAATATATTTCCAGCAGTGAGACTCACACATTGAccactttgatatttttcatttgtgcTCCTTTTTAGTAAGTGAGTACATGGGTCATCGTACATGGTTAAGGCTGGGGAATGTGACCCATGCCTCACTCATTACACACAGTTCAGATAGATGAGATAATgtaagttcaaatttttcaagatgTGACTAGACAGTCATCTTACTGCTATGTTACCCCACATGAAGGTCATACCATTTATTTATAAGGAAACCTACACCATATTGAGGGACAACATCAGAATCTCATTATTTAAAGCTCCTACacttctttcaaaatatttttttttcaataccacATCAAAAatttttggaatattaaaaattgtatgtcacagtgaaaatatgatttataTTTTCACTAGGTGGAAATATTGGCTCTTATCTTCACTGTAAGAATAATAGCAGAGTGGCAATACAGACCCTTGTGTATGATAATACCTAATATGCACTTGAGCCATAAGTGGATTAGGATGCGCTCACTATTTtagaaacacctgacatcacttcttagCATTtttgccagaggtccatatatcttctTACGcggatttgactttgttttatgtaccggtactttactgtctgttctatgctgttttgtgtctgtgtttgtacaAAATGACCATGTATTAACGGATTTTGACCTATGATTATCGAATTCTGGATGGGTATGAGTGCGAGTATTTTGGTTGGTATGCacaaaacaatgtaatgaattgtattttcaacaattttattaCACTGTTGTTATGTACCTGTTGCATTAATA
This genomic interval from Ptychodera flava strain L36383 unplaced genomic scaffold, AS_Pfla_20210202 Scaffold_85__1_contigs__length_474606_pilon, whole genome shotgun sequence contains the following:
- the LOC139129018 gene encoding uncharacterized protein, producing MKLSVDIASLIQHNSGQASTYIFDEQLGPKNSNHTLSLLTKHIAALDLSWITKVVIFMDSAPSTNKNSWLICWMNEMLIMHQTLQYIRVCFMVVGHTKSMPDWVFASIASSMKKTDVFTMDELADVASIYSQSQVTVQNDFMDWRKSLESKYGRYVLHGITKYHDFRAERRQNSVAILVRENLDSGDWKEVTLNVKDSVQGLPAETICNRQLTSEKLRHLTEMYDRYIPRERRLSLLPLPYVISKRTVTELCCNTEPGTSQLGTRFIREVNKQRTTRLTSSQ